The following proteins are co-located in the Deinococcus aerius genome:
- the cobT gene encoding nicotinate-nucleotide--dimethylbenzimidazole phosphoribosyltransferase: protein MTTPLHPDLAALIAATGPADPAAMRSARERQAQLTKPTGALGDLEELAVRLAGVFRTEKPWPRGVAVLVAAGDHGVAAGGVSAYPPEVTPAMVANFLADTDAGPGGAAVNAIARTVGARVYVMDAGVNAELPGHPRLVRAAVRRGTRDLRREPAMTREETEALILAGAALARRATQEGADLLVPGEMGIGNTTPAAALTARLLDLDPVEVTGRGTGVDDETLARKVGAVREALGRNGSDPSDPLGVLADLGGYEIAAMLGMMLQAAASRRAVILDGFVEGSAALVGVALAPHLRDFLFAAGECAEIGHAAQLAHLGLKPMFRLGLRLGEGTGGVLAAPLLLSAAATLREMRTFAEAGVPGGV from the coding sequence ATGACCACCCCCCTTCACCCCGACCTCGCCGCCCTGATCGCTGCCACCGGACCCGCCGACCCCGCCGCCATGCGCTCGGCTCGCGAGCGGCAGGCCCAGCTCACCAAGCCCACGGGGGCGCTCGGCGACCTGGAGGAACTGGCGGTGCGGCTCGCCGGGGTGTTCAGGACCGAGAAGCCGTGGCCGCGCGGGGTGGCGGTCCTCGTGGCGGCGGGGGACCACGGGGTGGCGGCGGGGGGCGTGAGCGCCTACCCGCCCGAGGTGACGCCCGCGATGGTGGCGAACTTCCTGGCCGACACGGACGCGGGGCCGGGCGGGGCCGCCGTGAACGCCATCGCCCGCACGGTGGGGGCGCGGGTGTACGTGATGGACGCGGGGGTGAACGCGGAGCTGCCCGGCCACCCCCGGCTGGTGCGGGCGGCGGTGCGCCGGGGCACCCGCGACCTGCGCCGCGAGCCCGCCATGACCCGGGAGGAAACCGAGGCCCTGATTCTGGCGGGGGCGGCCCTGGCCCGCCGGGCCACCCAGGAGGGCGCCGACCTGCTCGTTCCCGGCGAGATGGGAATCGGGAACACCACGCCCGCCGCCGCCCTCACCGCCCGGCTGCTGGACCTCGACCCTGTGGAAGTGACGGGGCGGGGCACCGGGGTGGACGACGAAACGCTGGCCCGCAAGGTGGGGGCCGTGAGGGAGGCGCTGGGCCGGAACGGGAGTGACCCCAGCGACCCCCTCGGCGTCCTCGCCGACCTGGGCGGCTACGAGATCGCGGCGATGCTGGGGATGATGCTCCAGGCCGCCGCCTCCCGGCGCGCCGTCATCCTCGACGGCTTCGTGGAGGGCTCTGCGGCGCTCGTCGGGGTGGCCCTCGCGCCGCACCTCCGGGACTTCCTCTTTGCGGCGGGCGAGTGCGCCGAGATCGGGCACGCGGCGCAGCTCGCCCACCTGGGCCTGAAACCGATGTTCCGCCTGGGTCTGCGGCTGGGCGAGGGGACGGGCGGCGTGCTGGCGGCACCGCTACTCCTCTCCGCGGCGGCCACCCTGCGCGAGATGCGGACTTTCGCCGAGGCAGGGGTGCCGGGCGGGGTGTAG
- the xth gene encoding exodeoxyribonuclease III, with protein sequence MKVATWNVNSLNVRLPQVLAWLEGQGPDVLALQETKLEDHRFPAADFEALGYSAAFSGQKTYNGVALLSRLPPGDVQVGVPGLEDEQRRVIAATVGGVRVVCLYVPNGQEVGSPKYAYKLEWLAAVREWLRGELGAHERLAVVGDFNVAPEDRDVHSPGRWEGQVLVSEPEREAFRALLGLGLHDAFRLFEQPERVFSWWNYGRLAFARNWGLRIDHILVSATLAAECRACTVDPEPRRHERPSDHAPVVATFSAAPGRAGGAP encoded by the coding sequence GTGAAGGTCGCCACCTGGAACGTCAACTCCCTGAACGTGCGCCTGCCGCAGGTGCTCGCCTGGCTGGAGGGCCAGGGTCCCGACGTGCTGGCCCTCCAGGAGACCAAGCTGGAGGACCACCGCTTTCCCGCCGCTGACTTTGAGGCGCTGGGCTACTCGGCGGCGTTCTCGGGCCAGAAGACCTACAACGGGGTCGCGCTCCTCTCCCGGCTGCCGCCGGGGGACGTGCAGGTCGGCGTGCCGGGCCTGGAGGACGAGCAGCGCCGGGTGATCGCGGCGACGGTGGGCGGAGTCCGGGTGGTCTGCCTGTACGTGCCCAACGGGCAGGAGGTCGGCTCGCCCAAGTACGCCTACAAGCTGGAGTGGCTGGCCGCCGTGCGCGAGTGGCTGCGCGGTGAACTGGGCGCCCATGAGCGGCTGGCGGTGGTCGGCGACTTCAACGTCGCGCCCGAGGACCGGGATGTCCACAGCCCGGGGCGCTGGGAGGGACAGGTCCTCGTGAGTGAACCCGAGCGGGAGGCCTTCCGCGCCCTGCTGGGCCTGGGGCTGCACGACGCCTTCCGGCTGTTCGAGCAGCCTGAGCGGGTGTTTAGCTGGTGGAACTACGGGCGGCTGGCCTTTGCCCGCAACTGGGGGTTGAGGATCGACCACATCCTCGTGTCGGCGACGCTGGCGGCCGAGTGCCGGGCCTGCACGGTGGACCCGGAGCCCCGGCGGCACGAGCGGCCCTCGGACCACGCCCCCGTCGTCGCCACCTTCTCGGCTGCACCGGGACGGGCGGGCGGCGCGCCGTGA
- a CDS encoding PAS domain-containing protein: MAPPGGRGLAGSLCPPAQAARLAEWTDRVLGGEVLEGIDLEVRLPDGSARLMLAHLYPSRGEDGGIGGCILACTDITERQRKTEALEERDRSYETVLNAVPAPLAVFDRQQRYLFCNPSAIANDEIRAWVIGRDDFEYCAHRGFSPTLAQNRRERFQAAVRQRGPIFCEGSSSPCRTAAFGPCCAA, translated from the coding sequence CTGGCACCACCGGGCGGTCGGGGACTCGCCGGGTCCCTGTGTCCCCCGGCGCAGGCGGCGCGGCTGGCCGAGTGGACCGACCGGGTCCTGGGGGGCGAGGTGCTGGAGGGCATCGACTTGGAGGTCCGCCTCCCGGACGGCTCGGCGCGCCTCATGCTCGCGCACCTGTACCCGTCACGGGGCGAGGACGGCGGGATTGGGGGGTGCATCCTCGCCTGCACGGACATCACCGAGCGTCAGCGAAAGACCGAGGCGCTGGAGGAGCGTGACCGCTCGTACGAGACGGTCCTGAACGCGGTGCCCGCCCCGCTCGCCGTGTTCGACCGCCAGCAGCGCTACCTGTTTTGCAACCCCAGCGCCATCGCCAACGACGAGATTCGCGCCTGGGTGATCGGCCGGGACGACTTTGAATACTGCGCCCACCGCGGGTTTTCGCCCACCCTGGCGCAGAACCGCCGCGAGCGGTTCCAGGCGGCGGTGCGGCAGCGGGGGCCGATCTTCTGTGAGGGGAGCAGTTCACCCTGCCGGACGGCCGCGTTCGGCCCATGCTGCGCTGCCTGA
- a CDS encoding metal-dependent transcriptional regulator: MTARVLSPSAEDYLKHLYLLGQRGKVNTQALADALGVVPASATGMLRKLSEQGLVAHAPYQGASLTAEGQRVALEVLRHHRLLELFLHRALGVPLDEVHEEAERLEHALSERLEARIAAWLGDPTHDPHGDPIPTLAGEVPSRAERRLTQLAPGEGATVSRVPDTDAAGLRALVTAGLTPGVVVTLRRVDAALGTLTVILPGEQLLTLALGVAAQVQVHGEGRPGR, encoded by the coding sequence ATGACGGCCCGCGTGCTCTCCCCCTCCGCCGAGGACTACCTCAAGCATCTGTACCTGCTGGGGCAGCGCGGCAAGGTGAACACGCAGGCGCTCGCCGACGCGCTGGGGGTGGTGCCCGCGAGCGCGACCGGGATGCTGCGCAAGCTCAGCGAGCAGGGGCTGGTGGCGCACGCGCCGTACCAGGGGGCCAGCCTGACCGCCGAGGGCCAAAGGGTCGCGCTGGAGGTGCTGCGCCACCACCGCCTCCTCGAACTCTTCCTGCACCGGGCACTGGGCGTGCCCCTCGACGAGGTCCACGAGGAGGCCGAGCGGCTGGAACACGCCCTTTCCGAGCGGCTGGAGGCGCGCATCGCCGCCTGGCTGGGGGACCCCACCCACGACCCGCACGGCGACCCCATCCCGACGCTCGCGGGCGAGGTGCCGTCCCGGGCCGAGCGCCGCCTGACGCAGCTCGCGCCGGGGGAAGGGGCGACCGTGTCCCGCGTCCCGGATACCGACGCCGCGGGCCTGCGGGCGCTGGTGACGGCGGGCCTGACGCCCGGGGTAGTCGTCACGCTGCGCCGGGTGGACGCCGCGCTCGGCACGCTCACGGTCATCCTGCCGGGGGAGCAGCTCCTCACGCTGGCGCTGGGCGTGGCCGCGCAGGTGCAGGTGCATGGGGAGGGGCGCCCCGGGCGGTAG
- a CDS encoding EAL domain-containing protein, translating into MLRGACAQVLAWRRPGGVPPELCVHFSGRHFAAPDVYTSLAGVLGDLGFDPRALRLEITEGVLLEHSQTIGETLARIRELGVGLSLDDFGTGYSSLGDLQFYPVDTPKIDRSFVHRMTGNGESTELVRTIIQMAKNLRLRVVAEGASRPRPSMSGSAISAATTHRATCSPGPWPRGTFRPTWPASVPCAASPGNSRGPGRSSPPLHPARHPCLGESPHLAQGGRRGEE; encoded by the coding sequence GTGCTGCGCGGGGCGTGCGCGCAGGTGCTCGCGTGGCGGCGGCCCGGGGGGGTGCCCCCCGAGCTGTGCGTCCACTTCTCCGGGCGGCACTTCGCGGCGCCCGACGTGTACACCTCGCTCGCGGGGGTGCTGGGTGACCTGGGCTTCGACCCCCGCGCCCTCAGGCTGGAGATCACCGAGGGCGTGCTGCTGGAGCATTCGCAGACCATCGGCGAGACCCTCGCTCGCATCCGCGAGCTGGGGGTGGGCCTCTCCCTCGACGACTTCGGCACCGGGTACTCCTCGCTGGGCGACCTCCAGTTCTACCCGGTGGACACCCCCAAGATCGACCGCTCCTTCGTCCACCGCATGACGGGCAACGGGGAGAGCACGGAACTCGTGCGCACCATCATCCAGATGGCGAAGAACCTGAGGCTGCGGGTGGTCGCCGAGGGGGCATCGAGACCCCGGCCCAGCATGAGCGGCTCCGCGATCTCGGCTGCGACTACGCACAGGGCTACCTGCTCTCCCGGCCCCTGGCCGCGGGGGACGTTCCGGCCTACCTGGCCCGCGAGCGTGCCCTGCGCGGCGAGCCCGGGGAACTCCCGCGGCCCCGGTAGGTCGTCCCCTCCGCTACACCCCGCCCGGCACCCCTGCCTCGGCGAAAGTCCGCATCTCGCGCAGGGTGGCCGCCGCGGAGAGGAGTAG
- the cobU gene encoding bifunctional adenosylcobinamide kinase/adenosylcobinamide-phosphate guanylyltransferase, whose product MAVTPCHNLVYVTGGARSGKSSFGERRAAAPGQGVTYLATAQALDPEMEARITRHRADRPPGWVTVEEPVNLPQALRDAATPTVLLDCLSLWVSNLMLADLPDEAILARADALLAAARARPGLTVLVTNEVGFGIVPDNALARRYRDVLGWVNQRAAAASDEAWLLVSGLPVRLKPSALNI is encoded by the coding sequence GTGGCCGTGACCCCGTGCCACAATCTGGTGTACGTCACGGGCGGCGCCCGCAGCGGCAAGAGTTCCTTCGGCGAGCGCCGGGCCGCCGCGCCCGGTCAGGGGGTCACGTACCTCGCCACCGCGCAGGCCCTCGACCCCGAGATGGAGGCCCGCATCACCCGTCACCGCGCTGACCGCCCGCCCGGCTGGGTGACCGTCGAGGAGCCCGTGAACCTCCCGCAGGCCCTCCGCGACGCGGCCACCCCCACCGTCCTCCTCGACTGCCTGAGCCTGTGGGTGAGCAACCTGATGCTGGCTGACCTGCCCGACGAGGCTATCCTCGCGCGGGCCGACGCGCTGCTCGCCGCCGCCCGCGCCCGCCCCGGCCTGACCGTCCTCGTGACCAACGAGGTGGGGTTCGGCATCGTGCCCGACAACGCCCTCGCCCGCCGCTACCGGGACGTGCTGGGCTGGGTGAACCAGCGGGCCGCCGCGGCGAGTGACGAGGCGTGGCTCCTGGTGAGCGGCCTGCCCGTGCGGCTCAAGCCCTCCGCACTCAACATTTGA
- a CDS encoding bifunctional diguanylate cyclase/phosphodiesterase, whose protein sequence is MLRCLNPVSSAAGGAGPRHRLRPGHHRLQAGPGELAGLNRELETANRRLQHDALHDALTGLSNLALRRDRLEQALARAREPNGSGFAVLFLDTDRFKVISDSLGHPAGDALLVALAGRLRAELRPTDTVTRLGGDEFTLLLEPLGNGEYARGVAGRVGTARRQPFGVQEHELLVSASIGLVFGGPRYESATAVLRDADIAMDRAKARGGAGYQEFTPEMREQAVDRTHPERDLRRAIRQGELRVLYQPIVALASGRTVGFEALVRRQHPVRGLLPPPGSSTWPRRPG, encoded by the coding sequence ATGCTGCGCTGCCTGAACCCGGTGTCCTCGGCGGCGGGGGGAGCTGGACCTCGCCACCGGCTACGGCCTGGACATCACCGACTGCAAGCAGGCCCTGGAGAGCTGGCGGGGCTCAACCGCGAGCTGGAGACGGCCAACCGCAGGCTGCAACACGACGCCCTCCACGACGCCCTGACCGGCCTGTCCAACCTCGCCCTGCGGCGCGACCGATTGGAGCAGGCGCTCGCCCGCGCCCGGGAGCCGAACGGGTCCGGCTTCGCGGTGCTGTTCCTGGACACCGACCGCTTCAAGGTGATCAGCGACTCGCTGGGGCACCCAGCGGGGGACGCGCTGCTCGTCGCCCTGGCGGGGCGGCTGCGGGCCGAGCTGCGCCCCACGGACACGGTCACCCGGCTGGGCGGGGACGAGTTCACCCTGCTGCTCGAACCGCTGGGGAACGGGGAGTACGCCCGGGGGGTCGCGGGGCGCGTCGGAACGGCGCGGCGCCAGCCCTTCGGGGTGCAGGAGCACGAACTGCTCGTCTCGGCGAGCATCGGGCTGGTGTTCGGCGGCCCGAGGTACGAGTCGGCGACCGCCGTGCTGCGCGACGCGGACATCGCCATGGACCGGGCCAAGGCGCGCGGCGGGGCGGGCTACCAGGAGTTCACGCCCGAGATGCGCGAGCAGGCCGTGGACCGCACCCACCCGGAGCGGGACCTGCGGCGGGCCATCCGCCAGGGGGAGCTGCGCGTGCTTTACCAGCCCATCGTGGCGCTCGCCTCGGGGCGCACGGTGGGGTTCGAGGCGCTCGTGCGCCGGCAGCATCCCGTTCGCGGCCTGCTCCCCCCGCCGGGTTCATCGACCTGGCCGAGGAGACCGGGCTGA
- a CDS encoding RNA polymerase sigma factor, whose amino-acid sequence MDDLTDEQLVPLAAHPGPRREAAFETLVRRHAGRVHRVAAGTVGPGAADDVVQEVFISVYRHLPGFRGQAQFTTWLHRVTLNACHKALAARSHLPLEEAPEPAAPHSPVRAGEQADLRARLAWAMRQLPPEQRDAVTLRELSGLDYAEIAGVLGVELGTVKSRINRGRAALRALLTGIGVTP is encoded by the coding sequence TTGGACGACCTGACGGACGAGCAACTCGTGCCCCTCGCCGCGCATCCCGGGCCGCGGCGGGAGGCGGCGTTCGAGACGCTGGTGCGGCGCCACGCCGGGCGGGTTCACCGCGTGGCGGCGGGGACGGTCGGGCCGGGGGCGGCCGACGACGTGGTGCAGGAGGTGTTTATCAGCGTGTACCGGCATCTCCCGGGCTTTCGGGGACAGGCGCAGTTCACGACCTGGCTGCACCGGGTCACCCTGAACGCCTGTCACAAGGCGCTCGCGGCACGCAGCCACCTGCCGCTGGAGGAGGCCCCCGAACCCGCCGCTCCCCACAGCCCCGTCCGGGCGGGGGAACAGGCCGACCTGCGCGCCCGCCTCGCCTGGGCCATGCGCCAGCTTCCGCCCGAGCAGCGCGACGCCGTGACCCTGCGCGAACTCTCGGGCCTGGACTACGCCGAGATCGCCGGGGTCCTGGGCGTCGAGCTGGGCACCGTCAAAAGCCGCATCAACCGGGGGCGCGCGGCGCTGCGGGCCCTGCTGACCGGAATCGGAGTCACCCCATGA
- a CDS encoding adenosylcobinamide-GDP ribazoletransferase — translation MTDPRPRWRRQLDAAHLALTFLTTLPLPHVGEVRAGDFARASAYYPLAGYAVGGLVAFSLWLPLPLPDGVRAALAVGAWLAVTGMLHFDGLVDSADALFAVKSPARRLEILRDVHVGAFGLATGVLALLILWSLLGAGLPAFAPLVAAVVARLLVLVPMNLYPAAREESLGARSREGRWGAALLLALPALLLPGAWVAALAALAGVLLAARFAASRLGGGLSGDVYGLLIVTGELLALGAFAWGRPPC, via the coding sequence GTGACCGACCCCCGCCCCCGCTGGCGACGGCAACTGGACGCCGCGCACCTCGCCCTCACGTTCCTGACCACCCTGCCGCTGCCCCACGTCGGGGAGGTGCGGGCGGGGGATTTCGCGCGGGCGAGCGCCTACTACCCGCTGGCGGGGTACGCGGTGGGCGGGCTCGTCGCGTTCAGCCTGTGGCTCCCCCTCCCCCTGCCGGATGGAGTGCGGGCGGCCCTCGCGGTGGGCGCGTGGCTGGCCGTCACGGGGATGCTGCACTTCGACGGACTGGTGGACAGCGCGGACGCCCTCTTCGCCGTGAAGAGCCCGGCGCGGCGGCTGGAGATCCTGCGCGACGTGCATGTGGGGGCCTTCGGGCTGGCGACGGGCGTGCTGGCACTGCTCATTCTCTGGAGCCTGCTCGGGGCGGGGCTGCCCGCCTTCGCCCCCCTCGTCGCGGCGGTGGTCGCGCGGCTGCTCGTCCTCGTGCCCATGAACCTCTACCCGGCGGCGCGGGAGGAGTCGCTGGGGGCCCGCTCGCGCGAGGGGCGCTGGGGCGCCGCCCTCCTCCTCGCCCTGCCCGCCCTGCTGCTGCCGGGGGCGTGGGTGGCCGCGCTCGCCGCCCTCGCCGGGGTGCTGCTCGCCGCCCGGTTCGCGGCCTCCCGGCTGGGGGGCGGGCTGAGCGGGGACGTGTACGGGCTGCTGATCGTGACGGGGGAACTCCTGGCGCTGGGTGCCTTCGCCTGGGGCCGCCCACCGTGCTGA